In Oreochromis niloticus isolate F11D_XX linkage group LG12, O_niloticus_UMD_NMBU, whole genome shotgun sequence, the DNA window TAATAACCAAACAGAGCTGCTAGCATCACTATATCTGTAAAAATCCATGCTTAACAATACCTTTtcgtaaaaatgaaaaacatgctTACCCTGGTAGGTAAAGGGGCTTGTTGTAGTCCAGCTGGTCTAAATAGTCTCTAGAGGCACCAACTTTATCATTCTGGTCATTAACAAACACCTCTGGATCACCAGACACGTTGGTCACCTGAAGCAACAAACAGTCAGCCTCAGAGTTTCTGTTAGTGAAAATCAAAATCTCTACAATACCTGACTGAAATTAAAGAGATTTTCCAAATGATGACCAGTTTAATTGTGAAAGTGGTAGCCACATGGCTCTACAAATAATTTGAGTTTAAGTTTAAGGTGGAAATACCACGATATCATCTAAGCTTTTTCACATTAAGGAGTGTCCTCCCATATCATTAATGAGAGTGCCTTATCATAACCTAATGAGATACTCCTTTCATACTTGAGGTCATAGAAACCTGTTTCCTCCATATGAAGCAAGAAGCATCCACCGGGACCAACCGGTTCCTCTACTTGTCCCTGTATGTCTGAATACCACAGATACCTTCGCTATTGTCAACAAGAAGTCTCAGTCAGTGGCTTTCAACCAGCACACCTGCTGAAATCTCAGGTTTGTTACTTGGAAAATACGCAGCTGGAATAAAAGTTACGTGGCTATGGACATAATGCTCAGATAAATATTTTCCATTTGTATCACTACCATGAGAAGACAAAGAATAAATTAGTTAGTCTGAACATGTGAAAGATGTAATTAGTTAATGTTTAAAaggataaaaatataacagcGTGCTGTTTCACTTTAGATGACATCACACTGACACCACAGCACATCATGCTGAAACTGAGAGTGGCTAAACAGACCACACCCAGAAACTACAGGTGAAACCTCCTCTGCCCAGTGTCTCTTTCGCctgtcacgcacacacacatcaatTCTCAGCTGTTGTAACAAACAAGTCGTGGTATTTCTCAAGTTGTAGTAGTGGTTACAATCTGCAGCCAATTACATGAATTATTTTCCTGTGTATCTTTATTGCCATTTACTGTTAAGATGTCACAGACTGTTTTAATGTTCTAAACAGTCTGTTTAGAGATTACACAGATCACGTCACAAAACCAAGCATTCTGAGTAGTAGATAAGAGCAGATAGCACATTATCAGCCTGCAGCTGACTTTAATGTTGCAGAAGCCCTCTGACACACCCTGGAGATCTATTGTGTGTTCCATCTCTttgctgcagatgtgtgtcatgtttacagtatttaaaatattcaaaaatattcacagagagttggagaCTGAGCGGGGAATTTGTTGAGCTGACCTGATATTTAGTTCGACCTTAATTTGACTGAATAAAGTTACGCTGCAGCTGATACAGCCTTTTGCTATTTAGTAAACAGGTAAATGTGATGCTGACGTCAACACAGTCATACACAGACTCACCCACTCCCCAACGCTGTTGTGGTGACCAACATTGACAACCTTGACTTCCTCCCAGAGAATGCGTTCCGGGCCCCAGCGCCTGATCTGTTGGCGAGTCTTGACCGCAAACACGAGCAGGATGATGAGGGCAATAAACACCAAAAAGCCCATAACCACAGCGATGGCCTGCAAGAACCACAACCAATATCATAGAGCTGAAGTAGTACCCATTATCAGGGATGTAAAAGACAGGCCAGTTTCTCACATTTCTCCCAAAATCTCAATCTTATAACTTGTGCCACCAAACAATGAGTTGCCCACAGGACATTTGCAGGTACAAGTCTGCCATGAAACAATAATTCCAAAGAACAAACTGGGTTTCCAGTATCACTACATGTACTGGTTAGTTTCCAATGTGCACACTTGCTCAGTTCAGCTGATTGCTGCTTTAGtgcaaaaatgtgtgaaaacacaCCGCAGCTCCTGATCACCAACATGTCTTCTGCTGCTCAAGGTATCTCCTGCCCACAAGCGACAGTCAGTGACGCCATTTCTGTCAGGGTTATGGTGATGTTTGCAGTTCTTACAGGTAACATTTAATGATGTCAATTCAACAAAAATTAGGCAATAAGGCTGGTGTTCAGTACAATTTCCCCGATTTCAGAAATGTGAAAGGTTTGGAGCTCAATTACACCAGTCCCTGAGTGCACCCAGAACAAGCTGATTTACTACTGAAAGAGGGGCGCACACACATTTGTgaggattttttgtttgttttgcttttgacaACTTTGAAATAGATGAACACATAAACATGCAATAAAATGAACATTTGCAGACTTTTCTCTTCTTGACACCACTCAGTTCCATTCCATTTTTCTTCTAGTCTTTTGAAATTGTACTTTCATCTTCATGCGTCCATTAACTGTGAGTTTAATTTACTGTTGCCTCTCTGGCTGAAACTAAACAATCTATCCGTAACTCTCGGTATACACAGAGAAAGGAACTACACAGCAACAACACATCCTGTGCCAAAAAACCAACCACACattattagagaaaaaaaaaaaagtgtcttacCTCTTGGGGCTCCACCACGCAGTAATGGTAAAGGTATTGGTTTAAGAGGAGGCCCTGGGGCTGGACCTGGTTCTGGAACTGAGCACACAACTGTACTATCTGGTTGTAGTACACAGACCCCGTGGACTGTGCTGTTGGATTTATCGCCACCAGGTACACAATACTGGCAATAATCATCAGGAATGCCAAGATGGCGCAGATGATGATTGATGCCAGGTAGAACTTTGATGAACGGGCGGTACCTTGCCTTGACACAACCATGATGAATATAATAAGCACAGCTATGAAGGTAATGGCAGAAATGGCAATGATAAAGCCTTTGCCAGATCTGGGATCCATTTGTGTTCCTCCATAGCCAGAATAGGAACCACCAAGGCCACTCCCATACGCACCACCATATGAGCCACCATACCCGCCCCCATAAGAGCCTCCATAAGAGCCCCCATAACCAGTTCCATATCCACTGCCATAAGAGCCATATGAGCCAGGCATGAGACCAGTTCCGCCCCCCATGAGGCTCATTTCATAATCCCAGGCCAGTGTGGAGGCCACACAGGcaaacacagccacacacatgatgataatgatgatacACATTATCTTCATCACACCAGGTGGTGAAGTCCAGCGATAAAAGTGAAGCATTTTATCTTCAGGATAATAGGAAAAGGCTGGGTTGGACATGACTTCACTGTGTCTGTGGCTGGAACAGAGGAGAGAAGAGGTGTTGTGGTCAATGTCAAGGCATGGAAAAGCAAACGCCAAATACTCATATAAAAAGAGCAAGGCTACCCCAAGAATAAAGTCTAATATTGTCGATGTTTTCCTCACAAGGACAACTTTTCAAAATGGTGTGATCTACTTCATGTCATTGAAATGAACAGGTTATcactttgaaaaagaaaattgacATGAGAAAATTCTCATgtcatctccaaaagttgaatctgttcatctggacgtagcgtttgattgggaaagaccatctctgaattgaggagggggcctaagggtacatctttcgccatcttacaatgctgtgattgcagccattccccaacactctgtgaatggtactcatggccattgatcagtgttctttgatcagtgggttttggtcagtgattgttgatcaatggtcatgggaatttgcataattatgattaaggaactgacctcacagcccattgttccttcagtgggctggtttcagtcattatgcaaatgtactgtttataaggtttggggaaacctgcagtcagctgagactgaagaagtcacttggatgagtgacaaaacgtttctcccatcaaacgctacgtccagatgaacagattcaacttttggagatctactttcctggatgattgagaatgcatcaagacgtctCATGTCATCTAAAACCCAACTAAAGCAAAGCCTCAATGATGTCCATCAAACTGGAAACTGGCAACTATGCCAACTATGCCAACAATTGGGTGACAATGAAAAATGGTGTGGGACTGAAAACAGCACTTTACTAACAGGAAAGGCACGCACATCTAAAGACGGCAGAAAGTCCTGCACAGAAGCTGTTTATCTAGTAACAGAAAATGAGGTTCAGTGCATTCTGTGGCGCTACAACTACAACAATCCAGTCATGCgcaatttaaaaacaagcaaacgcTACTCAAAAATGATGagatttgttgtgtttgttataTGTAAATCCTTTAAAACttacattcatttaaaattattgAATTCTGAGGCGTTTCTTCCAACATGTCTACTTTTCCAGAGGTTTATTTACCATAAATACTGCACTGAGCTTAAGCCAGCTCAGTCCATAAATGACCAGATGAAGCAGGTGCATAGTGAATGATAAAGGGAATTCAGCTTACCGTTTGTTACCACTGTggttgctgtgtttgttgctcGGCATACTTAAGCTCAACTTCCACTCACTCTAGTAGGAAAAGACACAAGAAGCAATGAGCATTCAAAAGCTTTTGTATAATGTCATGTGTCAGACTAGTTTTCCTGTGGAGGCACATACCAGCTCTCAGCCTTTTGTTACAAATGTATGTTTGTTCAGATTTCCTAGCTCACATGatttccttgtttttcttgCCTAAGGCAACTGAATCAATTATGTGATACATACTTTTCAAAAATTAAACACTTCAAATTGCGTTTGATTTTCTGAAATGTGGGGCTAGGAGTGATTAGAAATGATTAGCACTAATGTTTATGACGTGCCTTACTCTGACACTTTGAGATTACCATAAAATATacaatttttttaatcaaacgaTGAATGCGAAAATTTAACAAACTAGTGACGGGGGACCAATGTCTGGCAATGGAAAGCACTACGATATAAAACAGCGCCTGTGTTTATGGGGAAGTGTTGTTATGGTGGATAGTAGTGTTCTCGGCCTTCCCTCTGATCAGTCTGCTCCTAGAACTTTTCTGTTCTATGGTGAGACAGGATGAGCGCTAGTAAACTGAAGCTCCACCGTGCCTGACACACTGCCGGCCTCCTTCACTCAGTCCATACTGTGAACCAGTGTAGGTCACACAGACCTGTCGTCCTCAGGAGGCCATTTCAGATTAAAAGCAGCTGTCTGAGCAGAAAACGCTGATCCACTCCATCACCTCAACTGACTTTAACATCAGCGCTCATCTCTTCTACTTCAAACTGTCCGTAAACTCTAGTTACACCTTTTAGAGGGACCTACCTGTGTGATGATCGGCGTCCTGCTGATGAACACAATACACACTCACTCAAATACGAACGCAAACAAACACTGTGCGCGCGACCGCCTCCATCCAGCGCGCACTCAGGTGGTAAAGAGATGCGCTTACGGGCGTGTGCTCGTCACGTGGTCGCCTCCTCCTCAAAACAGGACTAACCTGTCCTCAGTGCCTGCATCTTCTGGAAACAGGCAGAAGGTGCGTGTACTCTTCCAGGAACCGCTTGTGCTTTATTTCCAGTCTACGTACAGATCGCTTTTATTAGTTTTCATCattcatacaaaaaaaccccagattGTAAACATATGAACTCTCAATCTGCTCCACTTAAAAGAACAAACATAAGCTCTTTTGGACATCTATTTACCCCGAAGTTCCTACAAAAGCAGGGTTGCTATCAAGAAATGCGAATACCGACGTGTCTTGGTTTCTGTTAAAATGCATACAGCTGGTGCACTAATTCGATGTAACTGAAACCTGAGCCAATATCCCCATCCCGTGTTCCTACTGTTGTGAAACTAGGTAGGACAAACAGTAACCTGTCAAACCTGTCCTGCAGGCAGAGCTTCTGCTGACTGCGCTGCTGTGAGTCCAAGCAGCCACCTTGACCCCACCCTCCTCAGCACCCACATAGACCACTTCTAGTAGCCCGGgtgtttctttgctttttggACAGTTTCTATCACACACACCTTCAGGAAATGTTCTATTCCTTTATGCCTTTGTCAGTGCTACTGCTGTCTTTGTACATTGTCATTAATACAAATACTCTTACCTAACACGTGAATGCAGAGAAACTCTTTATGTCAAAAATCCATTTTAAATTTAGTGTGACTGacaatgagttttttttttaggaaaggTTGCTGCAGGACAATGTCTCTGGCTCTGCAGTTCTTGGATAGCTGTTAGTTTATTCATCAGAGTAGCTGCAACATTAAAACTACTGGAAGCAGAAGTGATTACCAATTTTTCAGTGGGCACCTTTTCAGGTAGGGGGCATGGGAGTTGGCATAAGGATTTTTGGCAAGCAGTTAAACTACGACAGAGTCGGAGTATCTCAAACCAGAAGGAGTTGTATTGTGTTTCTTCAACAGAGTTGTtggctttaaatgttttcccatGAAATGAACAGTGAGCAGAGAACAACAACCTGACACTAAAGGAAGGCACTCCAGCACACATTGatagaaacaaaaaactttaaTGCTGGTTACAAAAGAAAGGTAAAAGAAGACAGCTTGTTGTCTTCTTTTAGAGACAGGTCAGAGTTTCTATATTCAGCCTATTCAAGCCAAAATCATAAACAACAACCACAAGCATCAGAACCAGACCATGAAGAAGGAAGTCTGATTAATCACATTTTCTCTAAGAACATTTTAAGTGCTATGGGAAGAAGGCAGGCAGGGTGATCATTCTGCTGGGAAACTTCAGAGTCCTGTGACACTTTCCCCACCTCCCCATCTTGCTTTAACTTCAACCACCTAAAAATCTCTTGTGAAGAATCTGTTTTCCTAATGTGTGGGCTGACCGTgccaaccactgcaccaccatgcCAGCCAATTTTAAACACACATTTACTATGGCAAAGTTGTACAAATCACAAAGCAGAATTTACattacaggtaaaaaaaaaattacattcagAACACAGGTTTCATGTTTAATTGTAAACCAAGGCAAATGCACACATCTACAAAAGGCCCATTTGCATAAAATAGTAGCTCATAGCGTATGACACCAAACCAAACTATACATAAGACACAAGAGTGTCCAGTCAGAGGAAAGCAGTCAACTATCTGTAATTTCTTTCCcatgaataaaagtaactgGATTAATGTTTCCATAGCAACATACAACATGAAATTTATCTCTCTTTGCTTGTCTACCAGTTTCCTtttgaagttgttgttgttgctgctatgCTAAGCTAAATATGAAACATTGCCATCTTATAGTCTCTAAAACAGCAGAATCTCCAATATATTCCTTTACACCTATCAGGGAGTGCTGTGTGCATGTTCATTTACCAGCACTCTGTTGAAGTTTACCTTTTCTGTGACTTTTACTATTCCCCCTTTAAGGAGGACACATCCCAGATGATGTTTCTACTGGTGGCAGTGAGGCTTCCATTCATCATGACTTAGTGACTGCAGTGTTTTCCACCCATTTCAATGTGATAATGTCACCTCTATTGTCAGGAGTTATGGTTCAGCAGTAATGGGGAGTTTCACTTGGAAGGGACAAACTTCTTTTTTACTGTTGTGTTGCAGCAGAGCACACCTGAACCTGAGGTGTGTTAATGGCTTAGTTGGCATCGCTGTAACCCATGGACTTGTTGTACTCTTGGATCTTCTGTTTGATGTGAGAAAGCTTGTTCTTTAGGTactcacacctctctcttttttccaaaTACGTTGGGTCCTAACAAGGAAATCAGAAATCTGTAAAATTGAGTACATTTCTCCACAAAGATTTTAGTAAACCACACAATCATTAAGGAACCAGGCAGTGCATTGCAACCCTAATGGTGACACACAGCGGTTCTGTTGGTGGTCCCAAGTTGGGTTTTTCAGACTTGTGTTCATTTGCTTGTCAAAATATGAAAACTGGATAGATGGTACATGAAACCTGCCATTATTAATCTCAGCTAGAGCTCCAAATCACTGTCATTGTTACAGCCCTCTTTCCTACAAAAGCCATTACCCATCACGTGCTATACCACACTACAGAAAGGTGATTTGGCATCTGCAGTTTTCTGATTCCTGGAGtaggatttgtttttttttttgttttttttgtttttttgtcagggAGGTCAGGATGCTCCTAGAATCAAAAACCATGCTAGGTTGATGTTGCCCAGTAAAGTCCTAGATAGATTCTTAAACTCTGGGGTTTCAGTTCCTTGGCTAAAATCCAATTGAAAAAGCCTTCCCTGCTCAGACTGTTGCTCTAGCAACACAAGGCCagtgaagaaaatggatggataaaaagaaaacaataatgaCACAAATATAGGAAactacaaaaatataaaaaacgtGAACCAATAAGGAAGCTAACAGAAGAATGATATATAATGGTTAGAGAGACAAGTGTGACTCAGCTGAAAAACTCCAGGACTGTACATGGGTTTGATGGATGCAGCTGGCACAGAATGACAAGGTAAGTCTTTCTAAAAACGTTTGTCACAATGGTCACTAAACGTTCATCCAGTATGTACATTACATTGAACCTTTTACACGATGTTTGCTTTCACCTAAAAATCTGCATGTTTTGTGCAAGCTTGCTCATGTGTAAGCAAACTGCATTTACCAAATATTCATACAACATATTCATATGCCGTGAATAGATTCTTCTGAGGTTTGATGAGAGTTTGGAGTTCATCCGAACCTTTCTGTAAAACATAGGCCCTCTAAATTTACGAAAACACAGCAGAGTGTCAGTGGAGCAGCTCTTTGATCTAAGTATTATTAAAGATAATAACTGTTGTTAACAGAGATATGAAGGGATATCGAACTTTTGTAGAAACAGCATCCTTTCCCTAAGACCCAAATCTGACAGACAACAATTCATGATGTATACTCACAGCTTTCTTCCTCTGATATTCCATTAAAATACCATTTATCCGCTCCTTCTcctgaaacaaagcaaacatgttACTGGATGTAATGTTACAATGTATGTGTCTGTCTATCTGCTTGCTAGCAAAATTACCATTTGGCTGGAGGGCCGGGATGGAAGGTTCGCCATCATTTCATCCATCTCTTCGAACTTCTTGGCCATGGCCTGGACCTCAGCATGTAGTTCTTTGTACTCAGCATACTGGTCATTGAACACAGCCTTGTACTGGTCCCTCTCCTCATCTGTGTAAATGCTGGGATACTTCCTGTGGAAACAGTAAAGGAGACAATGCGTCTTGGAGCAATGGCAGCTGAATGTGTCTAACACAGGTGTTTAACTGGGATACCCTCCTTTAGGAGCTCCTGTGCTGTTAACGCCAGCACAACACATACCATGGAGAGTCCTAAAAACCTCTTTCAGCTTTCAACATTATCTCAAATTGCTAATAAAAATCTGATTTCTGGGCATGGTTAGAAAAAAATTAGC includes these proteins:
- the oclnb gene encoding occludin b isoform X2, translated to MPSNKHSNHSGNKRHRHSEVMSNPAFSYYPEDKMLHFYRWTSPPGVMKIMCIIIIIMCVAVFACVASTLAWDYEMSLMGGGTGLMPGSYGSYGSGYGTGYGGSYGGSYGGGYGGSYGGAYGSGLGGSYSGYGGTQMDPRSGKGFIIAISAITFIAVLIIFIMVVSRQGTARSSKFYLASIIICAILAFLMIIASIVYLVAINPTAQSTGSVYYNQIVQLCAQFQNQVQPQGLLLNQYLYHYCVVEPQEAIAVVMGFLVFIALIILLVFAVKTRQQIRRWGPERILWEEVKVVNVGHHNSVGEWVTNVSGDPEVFVNDQNDKVGASRDYLDQLDYNKPLYLPGDSDISSYVGGLQPRLRDYDTGVESGDDLEEEDFSVLLPPILDEQERLAYKQEFDRDHQEYKSLQAELDSINQDLADLDQELDRHSDGSAEFMTPFLKTAQKVLPSINPTILNVMKFTLDSILLGMYKLYCKATNWS
- the oclnb gene encoding occludin b isoform X1 encodes the protein MPSNKHSNHSGNKRHRHSEVMSNPAFSYYPEDKMLHFYRWTSPPGVMKIMCIIIIIMCVAVFACVASTLAWDYEMSLMGGGTGLMPGSYGSYGSGYGTGYGGSYGGSYGGGYGGSYGGAYGSGLGGSYSGYGGTQMDPRSGKGFIIAISAITFIAVLIIFIMVVSRQGTARSSKFYLASIIICAILAFLMIIASIVYLVAINPTAQSTGSVYYNQIVQLCAQFQNQVQPQGLLLNQYLYHYCVVEPQEAIAVVMGFLVFIALIILLVFAVKTRQQIRRWGPERILWEEVKVVNVGHHNSVGEWVTNVSGDPEVFVNDQNDKVGASRDYLDQLDYNKPLYLPGDSDISSYVGGLQPRLRDYDTGVESGDDLEEEDFSVLLPPILDEQERLAYKQEFDRDHQEYKSLQAELDSINQDLADLDQELDRHSDGSAEFMDALSDYNRLKDLKKSSEYQIKKKRCKYLRSKLSHIKRRISEYDRRP